One Spinacia oleracea cultivar Varoflay chromosome 4, BTI_SOV_V1, whole genome shotgun sequence DNA segment encodes these proteins:
- the LOC110786514 gene encoding transcription factor bHLH121, producing the protein MDYEDPTAVRKLQKAGREKQRRCRLNEQFIELGNTLDSDRPKNDKATILSDTVQLLKDLTAEVDKLKAEHAALSDESRELTQEKNDLREEKTALKSDIDRLGAQCQQRVGPAAAYPWVAMDSVLQHPPSYPYPMPIPGPIPMHHMSMQPYPFFGSPNPGMYANPCSTFIPYMAPNPPPEHPSTQDVSPPLQPGSRTQVSARQGIGTSSDKHERQVNRNENSSDVPTNLELKTPGSTTDENTSSRDKSRKRSIAADGSSLSRCSSHSVQDSSSSSIVGGGGGKGND; encoded by the exons ATGGACTATGAGGATCCCACTGCAGTTAGAAAACTTCAGAAGGCTGGTCGTGAAAAACAACGAAGGTGTCGGTTGAATGAGCAGTTCATTGAATTGGGAAACACACTTG ATTCTGATAGGCCAAAGAATGACAAAGCAACCATATTAAGTGACACAGTTCAGTTACTCAAAGATTTGACAGCTGAAGTCGACAAACTTAAAGCCGAACATGCAGCCTTGAGCGATGAATCTCGTGAG TTGACCCAAGAGAAGAACGATCTTAGGGAAGAGAAGACAGCATTAAAATCAGATATTGATAGACTTGGTGCACAATGTCAGCAGAGAGTTGGTCCTGCAGCTGCTTATCCATGGGTTGCTATGGATTCAGTTCTTCAACATCCACCTTCTTATCCATATCCTATGCCAATTCCTGGACCAATCCCAATGCATCATATGTCTATGCAGCCGTACCCATTCTTTGGCAGTCCAAACCCCGGAATGTATGCCAATCCATGCTCTACTTTTATTCCTTACATGGCCCCGAATCCTCCACCTGAACACCCATCAACCCAAGATGTTTCTCCTCCCTTGCAGCCAGGTAGTAGAACCCAAGTTTCAGCTAGACAAGGCATTGGAACTTCTTCGGATAAGCATGAGAGACAAGTTAACAGAAATGAAAACTCCTCTGATGTCCCAACAAACCTCGAGCTCAAAACTCCAGGATCGACTACTGACGAG AATACATCATCACGAGATAAGAGCCGTAAGAGAAGCATTGCAGCAGACGGGAGTTCTTTGAGTAGATGTTCGTCTCATAGTGTACAGGATAGCTCATCAAGTAGCATAgtcggcggtggtggtggtaaaGGTAATGACTGA